Part of the Maridesulfovibrio sp. genome, AAGGAGAGGGAAATGCCTAAACATATTCTGATAGTGGACGATTCAAAGACTGTAAGGAACCTCGTCGCCTTCATCATGAAAAAAGAAGGGTTCAAGGTAACTACAGCGGAAGATGGCTTAGACGGCCTTGAAAAGCTTTACAGTCTGGACAAAGTTGATCTAATTATTTCCGATGTAAATATGCCGAGAATGGACGGGTTTACTTACATTAAAACAGTTCGCGAGCAGGATGCATACAAAGATATCCCCATTATTGTGCTCTCGACTGAAGGTCAGGAAAAAGATATTCAGACCGGCCTGAGCCTGGGGGCAAACCTCTATATGGTGAAGCCTGCCCAGCCCGAAAAAATGGTTAAGAATATTAAAATGCTTCTCGGATAATGTATTTACGGTACGGTCTATGAAGGCTGTTTCCGGACTTGGCTGCAACTGACCACTGCAGAAGAACTTTTAAGAAGGGGTCTCTAGATGAGCCAGGATTTCATGGATCCTGAAATTTTTGCGGATTTCATTATTGAAGCTAAAGAGCATCTCGAAACTATTGAGCCCAACCTGCTTGAGCTCGAAAATAATCCCGAGAATCTTGATCTTCTGAATGAAATATTCAGGCCAATGCACTCCCTCAAGGGAGCTTCAGGCTTTTTGGGACTGAATATCATCAATGGCCTTGCCCATAGGGCTGAAAATATTCTTGATGAACTGCGGAAAGGTGAGATTGCGGTTACATCCGAAATTATGGATGTAATTCTTGCCGCCACCGACTTGTTACGTCAGTTGATTGATAATTTGGATGAACTCGGTAATGAAGGTGTAGTTGATACTTCAATTACCATTGAAAGAATTGATGCCATCATGGCCGGTGAAACCCTCGAACCTTCCAACTCTTCTGCGGAAGAGGTTGCCACTGAACCTGAACCGGAACCCGAGCCGGAGCCTGTTTTGGAAGAAGTAGAGCCGGACCCTGAACCGGTTGAAGAAATTATTGAAGTTGAGACAGATTTGCCGGAGACCCAAATCGAGCAGGAGTCCAATATGTCAGATTCAGGACGCAAACAGGCTTTTCAGTTTGTAGCCATCGTCAATGAGGAAGCTGAATCCTATAAGTTGACAACCGTAGGAGAAGGTCATCTAGCCGATTTTCTTGAAGAAGCCCATGAAATCATCGAGAATCTCACTAACGGCCTGCTTGAGCTTGAGCAGGATCCCGAAGGCAATGACGACCTCATCAATGATATCTTCAGATATTTCCATAACCTTAAGGGTAACAGCGGTATTATCGGTTTCCGTGAGCTGAACTCGCTCACCCATGAAGCCGAAACCCTGCTGAACAAAGTCCGAAAGGGTGAAGTAGCTGCTACCCGAACCATGATCGACCTGCTTTTGGCAGTCGTGGATGGTATTGAGTCTCTGATTGCTCATGTATCCCCGAAAACAGGTGATGTTCAGCCTTTGGATATTGATCAGCTTGTTACCCCGCTTCAGGAAGCGGTTGAGAAGGGTGAAGTTGTTACCAGCGAGTTTTTTGAAGAAGACGAGGTCGATGAAGAGCCTGAGTCTGAGCCTGAATCTGAACCGGAAGCTGAGCTGGAACCTGCAGAAGACGGATTGGATCCGGAAGATATAGCAATTTTTGAACAGACTGTTCATCAACAGATCGATAATATCGAGCTGGCATTGAAAACTCTCGGCGAGGATTCCGGTCAGAAAGATTATATTGATGGACTCTACAGGAGCCTTGTTTCCATCCAGAATTCCGGTGGATACATGGGTTTTGACGACTTGCGGGAATACGCAGAAAGAACCGCAGGACTGGTTGATCAGGCCCGTTCATCTGACATGGATTTTGGGTTGATGCTTGATCTGTTGCGTCAGGAATGTGGAATTATTTCAGAGATGATTGATTCTTCTGTTAGCGATCTTAAGGGT contains:
- a CDS encoding response regulator: MPKHILIVDDSKTVRNLVAFIMKKEGFKVTTAEDGLDGLEKLYSLDKVDLIISDVNMPRMDGFTYIKTVREQDAYKDIPIIVLSTEGQEKDIQTGLSLGANLYMVKPAQPEKMVKNIKMLLG